Proteins encoded together in one Ipomoea triloba cultivar NCNSP0323 chromosome 4, ASM357664v1 window:
- the LOC116014752 gene encoding uncharacterized protein LOC116014752, whose translation MLLMIVLQVLSSVIEVPTSTTTHLTGSAPLKALKTPQEANHPPTPVVTKLTHHIATVEEMENAVHDRDDIFDVPSFSLGLTQGAGNSPVRQRTPFGTSEQRPSISNATTTVITTRSAAKHNTVKPSAQTSPGGTPSLSHLSVPDEGVTTTPQVFKTVWMDTLGTPSVLKLLLTLVLQVVVPVPRPLTSTTSYCTGRAPLKLLKPLREGKHPPTPVVTKLLHHVGQVGGCPTWTVPNQTYVYRWVVDNVKDNRDDELFRYKDYKATWGALLLCRRGPRLRIE comes from the exons ATGCTCTTAATGATTGTTCTGCAGGTTCTTTCCTCGGTGATAGAAGTACCCACGTCTACTACTACACACCTCACGGGTAGTGCCCCGCTGAAAGCGCTCAAAACACCTCAGGAAGCTAATCATCCCCCAACTCCAGTTGTCACCAAGCTTACACACCATATTGCCACGGTCGAAGAGATGGAGAATGCAGTTCACGACCGGGATGACATCTTTGATGTGCCATCATTTAGCTTAGGGCTAACACAGGGTGCTGGCAACTCACCCGTGCGCCAGAGGACACCCTTTGGTACTTCTGAACAGCGTCCCTCAATAAGCAATGCAACGACTACG GTAATTACAACACGGTCGGCGGCCAAACACAACACCGTCAAACCATCTGCACAAACAAGCCCTGGTGGTACACCTTCCCTGTCACACCTCTCTGTTCCTGACGAGGGGGTAACCACCACCCCACAGGTATTCAAAACTGTATGGATGGATACGCTGGGAACACCCAGTGTATTGAAGTTGCTACTAACACTCGTTTTGCAGGTCGTGGTCCCGGTCCCAAGACCACTAACGTCAACTACCAGTTATTGCACGGGTCGTGCACCGCTAAAACTACTAAAACCATTGCGAGAGGGAAAGCATCCTCCGACTCCAGTGGTCACGAAGCTTTTACACCATGTCGGCCAGGTGGGGGGCTGCCCTACGTGGACTGTACCCAATCAGACTTATGTGTACCGCTGGGTTGTCGACAACGTCAAGGACAACAG GGATGATGAGTTATTCCGCTATAAGGACTACAAGGCAACATGGGGGGCGTTGCTACTTTGCAGGAGGGGTCCAAGGTTGCGTATAGAGTAG
- the LOC116015969 gene encoding protein FAR-RED ELONGATED HYPOCOTYL 3-like, which produces MGREPTCTVTDQELAMRKAMPQVMEHTQHRFCMWHIMTKVVEKVGPVLTKDHEFLRSLNAVVWDERITSEQFELRWHAVMERFGLLNHVWFNQLFELRSMWIPAFFWDVCMGGLLRTTSRSEAINSVFGSCTNQHSSLVEFLCHYDGAMDAQRYEQAKLNTTCEGNLPQMITPLPIERHVVAIYTIQVFYEIQNEISRACFSCRVMSVDRSVVVCQYVIQDVCGNESQVEYNSAETTIKCTCKMFEKVGLLCRHGFVALKDAGMEVIPSTYVLGRWTGAACVHPIRGDVNQGNNGVNSHMAPYHKLWVDFHACLALAGEDRDRMVIVGNAVQSLKETLSVEVNSAPVRRGKRSVIENFCGSGVAEPVVIHSPVVARNKG; this is translated from the coding sequence ATGGGGCGTGAGCCTACATGCACAGTTACAGACCAGGAGCTTGCTATGAGAAAAGCTATGCCACAAGTTATGGAGCATACACAACACAGATTTTGCATGTGGCATATAATGACAAAGGTCGTTGAGAAAGTTGGGCCAGTACTCACCAAGGATCATGAGTTCCTGCGTAGTTTGAATGCGGTTGTATGGGATGAACGCATAACAAGTGAGCAGTTTGAGCTTCGGTGGCATGCTGTTATGGAACGATTCGGGCTTCTAAACCATGTTTGGTTTAACCAACTGTTTGAATTGCGCTCAATGTGGATCCCTGCTTTTTTCTGGGATGTATGTATGGGAGGTTTGTTGCGCACCACTTCTCGGTCTGAAGCCATCAACAGTGTTTTTGGGAGTTGCACCAACCAGCACTCTAGTTTGGTTGAGTTTTTATGCCATTATGACGGTGCAATGGACGCGCAACGTTATGAGCAAGCGAAGCTAAACACGACATGTGAAGGCAACCTGCCTCAGATGATAACACCCTTGCCAATAGAGCGACACGTCGTTGCCATATATACGATACAAGTGTTTTATGAGATTCAAAATGAGATTAGTCGCGCTTGTTTTTCTTGTCGTGTGATGAGCGTCGACCGTTCTGTGGTAGTTTGCCAGTATGTTATACAGGACGTTTGCGGTAATGAGTCCCAGGTGGAGTACAATAGTGCCGAGACTACTATCAAGTGCACGTGTAAAATGTTTGAAAAGGTAGGGCTTCTGTGCAGACACGGTTTTGTTGCTTTGAAAGATGCTGGCATGGAAGTAATCCCCTCAACGTACGTGCTTGGACGTTGGACAGGCGCTGCTTGTGTGCATCCGATACGCGGAGATGTTAATCAGGGTAACAATGGCGTCAATAGCCATATGGCCCCGTATCACAAATTGTGGGTGGATTTCCACGCCTGTCTAGCCCTAGCAGGTGAGGACCGGGACCGGATGGTAATTGTTGGTAATGCAGTACAGTCATTAAAAGAGACTTTGAGTGTGGAAGTTAATAGTGCCCCCGTGCGTCGTGGAAAGCGTTCAGTTATTGAGAACTTTTGTGGTAGTGGGGTGGCAGAACCCGTAGTCATCCATTCCCCAGTGGTAGCCCGTAACAAGGGTTGA